A window of Moritella sp. Urea-trap-13 contains these coding sequences:
- a CDS encoding FAD:protein FMN transferase, with product MKKGRLLKKHYSLTRQADYWLGEFAVMASTCQVLLDDVNAAQADSLTALAYAEAKRIEVKYSRFRDDNIIARLNRAKGRGVTLDGETVTLINLADLCFQLSGGLFDISSGVLGKLWHFKQQIQLPSDAEINALLPNIGWQQAQWQAPLLTLPAGMQIDLGGIGKEYAVDKVAQLLENEMRLQQIGSAFLVNFGGDIYANKLRRNGAAWQVAIEDPQHLGASKLMVSLAQGGLASSGDSQRFIEVDGQRYSHILNPKTGYPIAGGPAQVTVYAQNCVQAGMLATIALLQGEFAEDFLKAQDCRYWL from the coding sequence TTGAAAAAAGGCCGTCTTTTAAAAAAACATTATAGCTTAACGCGACAAGCTGATTATTGGCTCGGTGAATTCGCGGTAATGGCGAGCACCTGTCAGGTATTGTTGGATGATGTGAATGCAGCGCAAGCGGATAGTCTTACTGCGCTAGCCTATGCAGAAGCAAAACGCATTGAAGTTAAATACAGTCGCTTTCGTGATGACAATATTATTGCCCGCCTTAATCGTGCTAAGGGTAGGGGAGTAACACTTGATGGCGAAACGGTGACATTGATTAATTTGGCGGATTTATGTTTTCAATTGAGTGGCGGTTTATTTGATATCAGCTCTGGCGTGCTGGGTAAGTTATGGCACTTTAAACAGCAAATACAGCTGCCGAGTGATGCTGAAATTAACGCTTTATTACCCAATATTGGTTGGCAACAAGCACAGTGGCAAGCCCCGTTATTAACGCTACCAGCAGGCATGCAAATTGACCTTGGTGGTATTGGTAAAGAATATGCGGTTGATAAGGTTGCACAGCTATTAGAAAATGAAATGCGATTGCAACAAATTGGCAGTGCATTTTTGGTTAATTTTGGTGGTGACATTTACGCTAATAAATTACGTCGTAATGGGGCTGCTTGGCAAGTGGCTATTGAAGATCCGCAACATCTTGGCGCAAGTAAACTCATGGTGAGCTTAGCCCAAGGTGGTTTAGCGAGTAGTGGTGACAGCCAGCGTTTTATTGAGGTTGATGGCCAGCGTTATAGCCATATTTTGAACCCTAAAACCGGCTACCCTATTGCTGGTGGACCTGCTCAAGTCACTGTCTACGCGCAAAACTGTGTGCAAGCGGGGATGTTGGCAACCATAGCGCTATTACAAGGTGAATTCGCTGAAGACTTCTTGAAAGCGCAAGATTGCCGCTATTGGTTATAG
- a CDS encoding D-2-hydroxyacid dehydrogenase translates to METIVFLDRATIPEHITIPQPNVECQWQEYVTTTPEQVIERLQTASIVITNKVILDAQILSQCPQLKMIAVAATGTNNVDLDYCRQHHITVSNIQGYATNSVPEHVLAMMFALKRNLVGYHQDIQAGVWQQQKQFCFFSHPISDIAGSTLGVIGKGGLGNAVAVLAKALGMKVIFSERKNAEECRAGYSPFADVLAQADVLTLHCPLAEQTHNLIGSEEFKLMKNTSILINAGRGGLVDEEALVDALHDQQIAGAGVDVFTQEPADDSNPLIANAHLPNLILTPHVAWGSDSAIQTLAEQLINNIEQFVAGTPQNQV, encoded by the coding sequence AACTATCGTCTTTCTCGACCGCGCTACAATCCCAGAACACATCACGATTCCTCAACCTAACGTTGAATGTCAATGGCAAGAATATGTGACAACGACACCAGAACAAGTGATTGAGCGACTGCAAACGGCAAGTATTGTCATTACCAATAAAGTTATTTTAGATGCGCAGATATTAAGCCAATGCCCGCAGTTAAAAATGATTGCGGTGGCAGCAACAGGCACCAACAATGTCGATTTAGACTATTGCCGCCAACACCATATTACCGTCAGTAATATCCAAGGTTATGCCACTAACTCTGTGCCAGAGCATGTATTAGCGATGATGTTTGCATTAAAGCGTAATCTCGTTGGCTATCATCAAGATATTCAAGCGGGTGTGTGGCAGCAGCAAAAACAGTTCTGTTTCTTTAGCCACCCTATTTCTGATATCGCCGGTTCAACATTAGGCGTTATAGGTAAAGGCGGTTTAGGTAATGCCGTGGCAGTTTTGGCTAAAGCCTTGGGTATGAAAGTCATTTTTTCAGAACGTAAAAATGCCGAAGAATGCCGAGCAGGTTACAGCCCATTTGCAGACGTTTTAGCACAAGCAGATGTACTGACACTACATTGCCCACTTGCAGAGCAGACGCATAATCTCATTGGTAGTGAAGAATTTAAGCTGATGAAAAATACCAGCATATTAATTAACGCAGGTCGTGGTGGATTGGTTGATGAGGAAGCATTGGTTGATGCATTACATGATCAACAAATTGCCGGTGCAGGTGTTGATGTATTTACCCAAGAGCCTGCGGATGACAGTAATCCATTGATCGCGAATGCCCACTTACCAAATCTGATTTTAACACCGCATGTAGCTTGGGGGTCGGACTCGGCAATTCAGACTTTAGCGGAGCAGTTGATTAATAATATTGAGCAGTTCGTGGCTGGCACACCACAAAACCAAGTTTAA